The DNA sequence aacaacaattattgaaaggagttaacaacaacaatcaaaagaaacacatttattatgaattacctttattgaattggaaaAGAGTAAAAGAAACAAtgctagatctacaacaaaatataagaacaacataaaggaaattgcaatagaagaatggaagaagaatgaatgtaacaacaaggatttgagaagatagaagtagaagaagatgaatctaaatctccatctaagaactaaacctaatcctaatcctaattctagagagaagtgagagcttctctctctagaaactaattCTAACTAAAAACTATCTATCTAATCTTCTTGCCTTaatctatggatgtgaatgtgtcttaatccccttcaatccttggctcttttATGCATTTtgggcgccaaagttggttgttgaaaccttccaaaatcgccaggcacgtgttgccttaatgaagtcatgtgcgatCATCGACgagtgcgcgcacggtacgcgtgcgcgtccctggccgatttcgcaatgtgcgcgcgagcgccttgtgcgcgtgcgcgtgcttggccgaaatcaattctttggctttttgtgcttctctccacttgcatgcttccttccttgctttctttgatccatgcttagcctatttcatcctgagattactaacaaacacatcaaggcatcttatggtatcaaagaagaactagaatttaccaaaataaggcttaaaaggcatgtttttacacttaggcacaaatacgggagagataacaaaaccatgctaatttataggctaaatgtgacaaaaggttatcaaaatactctaatttcaatacaagacaaaacctcaaattggggtttgtcagtagccactgacaacggtgaaacccttgcatacagcttgccatggaaaggagtaagaaggattggatgaagacagtaggaaagcagagagacagaagggacaaagcatctccattcgcttatctgaagttctcaccaatgaattgcataagtatctctatccttatctttatgttttagtcatatatcatccataaccatttgagtctgcctgactaagatttacaaggtgaccatagcttacttcataccaacaatctccgtgggatcgacccttactcgcgtaaggtttattacttggacgacccagtgcacttgctggttagttgtgcgaagttgtgtttatgccatggtattgagcaccaagtctttggggccattcctagggattatttgagttgtgaaaagtagtgatcacaatttcgcataccagctaacaagggtgatgtaaaaggtaggctttatttgggataagtgagttaaaatcaaacaatggcctcaatcacttTCTTGGcatgtatctatattctataatcggacatatagattaaaacaaagtaaagaacaccAGAATAAATAAGAAGGGcgaaacacacaggaataaaatattatggcttaaatgtaaccatacaatgaaactcaaaactcacaggctgcgtgttctctaactcaaaaatcatatatcattcatatatgtcatgcaggtttagttaaaaattcCCATTATTCTCAATGTAAAACTTAAGGTGGCTTTAAAGTTCTAGTGTttctccttgatgaaatgttgttaactaactaacatgtaatgctatatatacaaggtgtgtGGATTGATTCTGTTAAGGTCTCTAgcttatttcctttttattttcaatcaagTCAACTATCATATactaaaaagggtaaactatactaattaatccacttaaaatataactagtaaactaatgtgcaaatcaagctaaaatatccaaaatagtATACATATAGCTCAAAGTGCAAAATGCAAAAAGtacaataaaaagcaaaaagagaaaaatatgcaaaaatacagaaaatgaacaaaataagagagagtttgtagtggttcaccaaaattaagatatgccagagatggcaacctccccacacttaaataatatcATCGTCCCCGATGCTCACTCAAGCAGGGTGTGAAGGAGTGTCATCACTGAGAGGCTGGGTAGCTGGAGTCTCTGTGGTGGTGGTCTGAGGATCTGGCTGCTGTAGAGGAGGGGCTGTCTGAATAGGGATCTCAGGATCTGCAGCCTGAATCTGAGGTGGGTCCTCCTGCTGGGGTGCAGTCTGCTCTGAGCCTGCCTGTGCAGCCTCTCTCTGTGGATGGGTCTCCTCCTCGTGCTCATCCGCCTCCTCCTCAGATGGCTCTGATGGTGTGTCAGGCTCGGAGGGGAAGTCGCCGCCAGAGCGTATCAACAGCTTCAGGTGCTCATAGCGTCGCCTGCTGCGATGCTCAGATCTCTCATACCGGTGCCAGTTGCGGCACTCCATCCTGTTCAACTGCTGAAACAAGCAGTGCACGAGGTGATAAACTGGCTCTGAGGCAGGTGGAGGTGCAGTAGTGGTAGCAGGGGTAGCTGGGGTAGCTGTGGAGGAAGAATGACCAGCAGATGGTGTGGCTGTATCACCGGAAGATGAGAGGAATGGAGCTCTGTAGCCCAAAGCTCAAAAGTTCTTGCTGTGAGGGATAATCTTCCTGTATTCTGCAGCAGGTGGCCTTTCATCAGCATCCTCCCACGGTACGTCAGCTCGACGTCCGAGCTGGGTAATCAGATACGGAAAGGGGAGAGTGCCACGAATGTGGACCCTGGCCATGTAGGACCGGATAAAACGTGGCAGGtacaggtccttaccctccatTACACACCAAAGGAGGGTGATCATAGCGGCCGGTATCTCTGTCTCATAGGTACTTGGCATAACATAGTTGCTCAAGATCTGATGCCATAGTCAAGCCTCATCATTTAAGTAAATCCACTTGATTCCCTTAGGCATGGTGGTATCCTGACCCATTTCCCATGGAACAGTCGGGTCAAGGGCTATCCTTGCCTTGACAGCATCCCAATCAAATTTCATGAAACGCATGTCCTCCTCAGCCTTTTTGTACCCATCAGGCTGATCGGATTTATGCGGAAGCTGCAAAATGTCCTCAATGGCCTCTTTAGTGACCAGAATCTGCTTCCCTCTTAGGATCACTGCATCTAGGGAAGTGTTGAAGTAATTGCAGTAAAATTCCCTTACCCAAGATGCATTGACCGCTATAAGTTTTCTCTCCAAGAAGAACCAGCCTCTGTCTTTGATCTGATCAGAGGTGTATTGCTGGAGTTCTTTTGGAATTTTCAGAGTCCGCTCTAAGTACAAGTTCCTAGAGGTTGCAAACGCCGGATATTTCAACTCGCAGTATCGGTTTGcaaatgatgagcggatattttatacgctttttggggataatttcatgtagattttagtatgttttaattagtttttagttaaattttattagtttttaggcaaaaatcatatttctggactttactatgagtgtgtgtatttttctgtgatttcaggtattttctggctgaaattgaggaagctgagcaaaaatctgacttaggctgaaaaaggactgctgatgctgttggatcctgacctccctgcactcgaaatggattttctggagctacaggagtccaattggcgcgctctcaacggcgttggaaagtagacatccagggctttccagcaatatataatagtttatactttgcgcgaagatagacgacgtaacttggcgttgaacgccaagtacatgctgctgtctggagttaaacgccagaaacacgtcatgatccggagttgaacgcccaaaacacgtcataacttggagtttaactccaagaaaagcctctactcgtggatagctttagtctcagccccagcacacaccaagtgggccccagaagtcgatttctgcaccaattatcttagtttactcatattctgtaaacctaggttactagtttactatttaaacaacttttagagaattattctatacctcatgacattttcagatctgaattacatactttttgatggcatgagtctctaaactccattgttgggggtgaggagctctgcagcgtctcgatgaactAATACAATTCcgttattttccattcaaacacgcttgttcttatctaagatgttcattcgcgcttaactgtggagaaggtgatgatccgtgacactcatcaccttccccaaaccatgaacgtgtgtctgacaaccacctccgttctacatcagactgaatgagtatctcttagattcattacacagaatcttcgtggtataagctggattgatggcggcattcatgagaatccggaaggtctaaaccttgtctgtggtattccgagtaggattctgggattgaatgactgtgacgagcttcaaactcctgaaggctgggcgttagtgacagacgcaaaagaatcaatggattctattccaacctgattgagaaccgacagatgattagccgtgctgtgacagagcataggaacgttttcactgagaggatgggaggtagccattgacaacggtgacaccctacatagagcttgccatggaaggaaccttgcgtgtgggaagaggatttcaaggaaaagtagaaattcaaaggacaaagcatctccaaaactccaacatgtttctcattactgcacaacaagtaacactgtgattctcttttatttttataatcaaatctggtaatttcacttttaatcctattggcctcctgactaagattaataaaataaacattgattgcttcaagccaataatctccgtgggatcgacccttactcacgtaaggtattacttggacgacccagtgcacttgctggttagttgtgcgaatcacaatttcgtgcaccaagtttttggcgccgttgccggggattattgagtttgaacaattgaaggcatattttatttcttagattaggaataatttattgttattatagagtcatcaaactttgataggatagtttcttttcaaaaatttcttttcaaaaatattatttttcttaattaagtgttaattttttgtgagtttagtgtcttattctaagtttggtgttaattgcatattttatattttctttgaaaatctcgtgttagtgttcttggttcttccttgatttttaagttgttcttgataattggttataccctttggaacctttttcaaaaataatttttcttgatttaatcttgtgccaaactttaagtttggtgttttcttgttaatctttctttaattttcgaaaatttgtcttggttttctaaaaattttaagtttggtgttctttcttttgttcctggtgttcttgtgaatcttcaaggtgttcttgagtttttcttgtgtcttgatcttaaaatttttaagtttggtattccttggtgttttccctcaaaaaattttcgaaaataaggagcactaaatctaaaaattttaagtcttgtgtcttttgtgtgttttttttctctttcatcataaaattcaaaaaaaaatttattttctaaccaattttaaaactacattttcgaaatttttaatataaaatccaaatttcaatttcaaatttttcgaaaaattttcacaaagtattttcaaaatatttttcatatattccATTTTTAGTTATTccactattataaaataaataatatcaacatacatatcatcactcttgtattccattatggaagtaagtatgaatggacaagacaagagaactctggggtcatatgctaaccccactactgcttcatatgggagtagtatctgtataccctccattggagttagtagctttgagctgaatcctcagctcattatcatggtgcagcaaaactgccagtattctggtcttccacatgaagaacctacagaatttctggcacaatttttacaaattgctgacacagtacatgataaggaagtggaccaagatgtctacagattattactgtttccatttgctgtaaaagatcaagctaagaggtggttaaataaccagcctaagaacagcataaaaacatggaagcagctgtcagaaaaattcctgaatcactatttccctccaaaacggatgacacagctaaggctaagcatccaaggcttcaaacaaggagataatgaatctctttatgatgcctgggagagacacagagagatgctaagaaaatgcccctctgaaatgttttcggaatgggtgcaattagacatcttctactatgggcttacagaaaaagctcagatttctctagaccactcagctggtggatctatacatatgagaaaaacaaatgaagaagctcaagagcttattgatacagttgccagaaatcagcatttgtacctaagcagtgaatcttctgtgaaagaagaagctaaaacagtaactgctgaactcagtccggtggatcaggctaatgaattcaatcagcaattagattttctaactcagcagctagccgaattcaaggaaatattacaggaaacaagaatggctaacaggaacatggaagtacaattaaagcagacagaaaagcaactgtcaaaacaaataacagaagaatgccaagcagttcaattaagaagtgggaaaacattaaatacctcacttcaaagcagcaggaaaccaagaaatgaacaagaggatactcaaaatccctctgaggacaatcagagcccagagaggaacaaagctggcgctgaacgcccagaccatgctcattcctggcgttcaacgccagaaacaagcatgaatctggcgttgaacgcccaaaaggggcatggttctggcgttcaaacgccagtaacaaacaaggaagtggcgtctaacgccactccagctcccaccactggcattcaaatgccaatggggaatcagtcacatacaagtgctgacctttctaaaaaggcttcccaacctaCTCCTGTAGGtgataaacctgcagcaactaaggttgaggaatacaaagccaaaatgccttatcctcaaaaactccgccaagcggaacaggataagcaatttgcccgctttgcagactatctcaggactcttgaaataaagattccgtttgcagaagcacttgagcaaataccttcttatgctaagttcatgaaagagatcttaagtcataagaaagattggagggaaactgaaaaagtttacctcactgaagaatgcagtgcagtcattctgaaaagcttacctgagaagcttaaagatcctgggagctttatgataccatacacattagagggtacttgtaccaagcaagctttatgtgatcttggggcaagtatcaacttaatacctgcatctactatcagaaagcttggtttaactgaagaaattaaaccaaccaggatatgtctgcaacttgctgatggctccattaaatacccatcaggcgtgattgaagacatgattgtcaaggttgggccatttgcctttcctactgactttgtggtgctggaaatatgaggaggagttcaagttgaatgttgtcaaagccatgcaacatccagacaccccaaatgactgcatgagtgttgatattattgactctctggtaagagaggtcaatatggctgagagtctcgaatcagagctagaggacatctttaaagatgttcagcctgaattggaggaatcagagaagataataggacctctgaaaatccctcaagaagaggagaaacctccaaaacccgaactcaaaccattaccaccatccctgaaatatgcatttttgggaggaggtgatacctttcctgtaattataagctctaccttagagccacaggaagaggaagcactaattcaagtgctaaggacacacaagacagctcttgggtggtccatcagtgatcttaagggcattagcccagccagatgcatgcacaagatcttactggaggatgacgccaagccagtggttcaaccacaaaggcggctgaatccagctatgaaagaagtggtgcagaaggaggtcactaaattactagaggctgggattatttatcctatttctgacagcccctgggtaagccctgtccaagttgtccctaagaagggaggcatgacagtggttcataatgaaaaaaatgaactggttcctacaagaacagttacagggtggcgtatgtgtattgattatagaagactcaatacagccaccagaaaggatcattttcctttaccattcatagactaaatgctagaaagactaccaggtcatgaatactactgcttcttggatggatattcaggttataatcaaattgcagtagatccccaggatcaggagaaaacggcgttcacatgcccatctggagtatttgcatacagaaggatgccatttggcctgtgcaatgcaccggcaacctttcagaggtgcatgctctccattttctctgatatggtggaaaaatttctggaagtcttcatggatgacttttcagtatttggagactcattcagctcatgccttaaccatttagcacttgttctgaaaagatgccaagagactaacctggttttaaactgggaaaaatgtcactttatggtgactgaaggaattgtccttgggcacaaaatttcgaacaagggaatagaggtggatcaagctaaggtagaagtaattgaaaaattaccaccacctgccaatgttaaggcaatcagaagctttctggggcatgcaggattctataggaggtttataaaggatttttcaaaaatcgccaaacctctgagcaacctgctagctgctgacacgccatttatctttgatgaagagtgtctgcaggcatttgagactctgaaagctaaattggttacagcaccaatcatctctgcaccagactggactttaccatttgagttgatgtgtgatgccagtgaccatgccactggtgcagtgttgggacaaaggcatgacaagcttctgcacgtcatttattatgctagccgtgttctaaatgacgcacagaagaactacacaaccacagaaaaagagctacttgcagtggtctacgccattgacaaattcagatcctatttagtaggatcaaaagtgattgtgtacactgaccatgctgctcttaaatatctactcacaaagcaggattcaaaacctagactcatcagatgggtgttgcttctgtaagagtttgatatagaaataagagacagaaaagggacagagaatcaagtggcagatcacctgtcccgaataggaccagtggaaggggcgtccctccctctcactgagatctctgaaacctttccggatgagcagttgtttgccatccaggaagtgccatggtttgcagacattgcaaactacaaggcagtgagattcatacccaaagagtacagtagggtgcaatcaaagaaattaatcacagatgcaaagtactatctttgggatgaaccatatctcttcaagagatgtgcagacggagtaatccgtagatgtgtgcctaaagaagaagcacagaagatcctttggcactgccatggatcacagtacggaggacattttggaagtgagcgaacagccacaagagtcctccaaagtggcttctactggcccactctctaCAAAGATTCCCGAGCTTTTGTGCtcaattgtgacagttgccaaagatcaggcaacctaccccacagttatgccatgcctcaacagggaatcttggagattgagttgtttgatgtatggggtattgacttcatgggacctttcccaccatcatactcaaacacctatattctggtggcagtggattatgtatccaagtgggtggaggctattgcaacacccactaatgacactaaaacagtgttaaagttcctccagaaatatatcttcagcagatttggtatccctagagtgttaatcagtgatgggggcactcatttctgcaataaacagctttactctgctctggtgcgttatggagttagccacagggtagctactccatatcacccacagactaatgggcaagctgaagtctcaaatagagaactcaaaagaatcctggaacggactgtaattaaccgtagaaaggattgggcaaggagcttggatgatgctctgtgggcatacagaacagcattcaagacccctatagggacctctccataccagcttgtgtatggaaaggcatgtcacttgccagtggaactggaacataaggcctactgggcaaccagattcctaaaccttgatgccaaattagctggagaaaaacgattgcttcagttaaatgagctagaggaatttagactcaatgctttcgagaatgcaaagatttataaagagaaagcgaaaagatggcatgataagaaattgtcatccagagtcttcgagccggggcagaaagttctgctatttaattctaggctcaaattatttcccgggaaattaaaatcccggtggagaggtccatatgtcattacaagtgtatcaccatatggatacgtagagctt is a window from the Arachis stenosperma cultivar V10309 chromosome 3, arast.V10309.gnm1.PFL2, whole genome shotgun sequence genome containing:
- the LOC130966104 gene encoding uncharacterized protein LOC130966104 — its product is MDHNFVHHPADHPDPVATHPPSFPLLSSSSSFFHPPPPLPPSTITTTAPPSPPSATHAPFLPLSPPYPHYTYLSLPAPKQQPPPPRHPPSSRQTPPPLLSNHLSIKDRGWFFLERKLIAVNASWVREFYCNYFNTSLDAVILRGKQILVTKEAIEDILQLPHKSDQPDGYKKAEEDMRFMKFDWDAVKARIALDPTVPWEMGQDTTMPKGIKWIYLNDEA